The Lycium barbarum isolate Lr01 chromosome 10, ASM1917538v2, whole genome shotgun sequence genome includes a region encoding these proteins:
- the LOC132615815 gene encoding probable LRR receptor-like serine/threonine-protein kinase RPK1, with protein MELLGSQGMEKLMFSRTLILFLMAFVFSCFLLPTNFALSDESQSYAVPPQEPQSKNGKRGLSLSSIEIVVVVSASAIIFGFASLVAFCMHVKKRTAKPRIEAASESPARSDVTVFNDVGVVLTYEKIFQATRHFSWSNCIGNGGFGSTYKAELSSGIILAVKRLLVERCQGLPQFHAEINCLKSISHPNLITLIGYFASEADMFLIYNYLPGGNLEKFIQDRTNRVFNFDVLHKIALDIALAIAYLHDQCVPRIVHRDVKPSNILLDNDLTAYLSDFGLSRIMGTETCTKTKVAGTFGYVAPEYALTSRVSDKADVYSYGIVLLELLSDKRALDPSFSVHENGFNIVSWASMLLRDDQIPDIFYTSLWEAGPEEKLVDMLHLALMCTTESLCARPRMSQVVGQLKEIVALVP; from the coding sequence ATGGAGTTGTTGGGCTCTCAAGGAATGGAAAAACTCATGTTTTCAAGAACCCTGATTTTGTTCTTGATGGCATTTGTTTTCTCTTGTTTTCTCTTGCCGACGAACTTTGCTTTATCCGACGAGTCACAAAGTTATGCAGTTCCTCCACAAGAGCCTCAGTCTAAAAATGGTAAGCGGGGACTTTCACTTTCTTCCATTGAGATTGTTGTTGTAGTATCTGCAAGTGCAATTATTTTTGGTTTTGCTAGCCTTGTTGCCTTCTGTATGCACGTAAAAAAGCGGACAGCAAAGCCTAGAATTGAGGCGGCCTCTGAATCACCTGCAAGAAGCGATGTTACAGTTTTCAACGACGTAGGAGTAGTTTTGACATATGAAAAAATCTTCCAGGCTACAAGACACTTTAGCTGGAGCAACTGCATTGGAAATGGTGGATTTGGTTCCACATACAAAGCTGAACTTTCCTCCGGAATTATACTTGCAGTAAAGAGGCTCTTAGTTGAAAGATGTCAAGGACTTCCCCAGTTCCATGCTGAGATTAATTGCCTTAAAAGCataagtcatccaaatctcattactctgaTTGGATACTTTGCAAGTGAGGCCGACATGTTCCTGATTTATAATTATCTTCCAGGAGGTAACCTGGAGAAATTTATACAGGATAGAACCAATAGAGTCTTTAACTTTGACGTGCTACACAAGATTGCCCTAGACATTGCTCTAGCAATCGCCTATCTCCATGATCAATGTGTCCCGCGTATTGTCCACCGTGATGTCAAGCCAAGTAATATATTGCTGGACAATGACCTCACCGCTTATCTGTCGGATTTTGGGTTGTCAAGGATCATGGGAACGGAAACCTGCACAAAAACAAAGGTAGCAGGAACGTTTGGGTACGTAGCACCGGAATATGCTCTGACAAGTCGCGTGTCTGACAAGGCCGATGTTTACAGCTATGGTATCGTGCTGCTCGAGTTGCTCTCGGACAAGCGAGCTTTAGATCCTTCATTTTCCGTGCATGAGAACGGATTTAACATTGTTTCATGGGCAAGCATGTTGTTGCGCGATGACCAGATACCGGACATTTTCTATACCAGTTTATGGGAGGCAGGTCCCGAGGAGAAGCTGGTGGACATGTTGCATTTGGCTCTAATGTGTACTACGGAATCCCTTTGTGCTAGGCCAAGGATGAGTCAAGTTGTTGGGCAATTGAAGGAAATTGTAGCTCTTGTGCCTTAA